In one window of Pedosphaera parvula Ellin514 DNA:
- a CDS encoding FAD-dependent oxidoreductase: MKFKIVIAGGGFAGVYCAKSIVRRLGHGSIDQVALIAEQNVMVFQPMLAEVAGAALSPLDVVNPLRQFCQGVNVLRGKIIRVDLERRELELDAGRFTKNLMVEFEHLVLAIGSVVDLSRVPGMPEHAHVLKNFGDALKLRAAMINRLEQANLEPDNDVIRRLLTFVVVGGGYSGVETAGQMLDLVEDVKRFYHNLRNASVRVILVHSGPRLMPEVSESLAVYAEKKLRERGMEIILNSRVVSMTANKAFLQDGNSIETNLVLSTVGNSPNPVITDICKQYGLESVKGRIRTEPSMQVKGRDWLWAAGDCAAVPSNGEPSSPPTAQFAQRQGKLLGENVAAVLSGRKPQPFHHKNLGQLASIGHRTAVAEILGMHFSGFIAWFIWRTTYLFKLPGIERKFRVMVDWTVDLFWPRDISLAAPTPTKLLQEMHLEKGDVVFHAGEPAFSFYILKEGQIDVFDGDRLLGSIPEGQTFGQHALEAGRSWYFSAIAAKTSTLVAVSREAFETFYKSSQNFRDWVKRSEDEGPIAREVRRKAASQELKEPVTKT; the protein is encoded by the coding sequence ATGAAATTCAAAATTGTCATCGCAGGCGGAGGCTTTGCGGGAGTGTATTGTGCCAAATCGATTGTCCGTCGTCTCGGGCACGGTAGCATCGATCAGGTGGCATTGATCGCTGAACAGAATGTGATGGTGTTTCAGCCGATGCTTGCAGAGGTGGCCGGAGCCGCGCTTTCCCCGCTCGATGTGGTGAATCCTCTGCGGCAGTTCTGCCAGGGGGTGAATGTTCTGCGCGGCAAGATCATCCGGGTCGATTTGGAAAGGCGGGAACTGGAGCTGGACGCTGGAAGGTTTACCAAAAACCTCATGGTGGAGTTCGAGCACCTCGTGTTGGCCATTGGCAGTGTTGTCGATTTAAGCCGCGTGCCCGGCATGCCGGAGCATGCTCATGTGCTGAAAAATTTCGGCGATGCCTTGAAGTTGCGTGCCGCCATGATTAATCGTCTCGAACAGGCAAACCTGGAACCTGACAATGACGTCATCCGCAGATTATTGACCTTCGTCGTCGTTGGCGGCGGCTATTCCGGTGTGGAGACAGCAGGGCAGATGCTGGACCTCGTGGAGGACGTAAAGCGGTTCTACCACAACCTTCGCAATGCCAGCGTGCGGGTGATCCTGGTGCATAGCGGCCCACGATTAATGCCGGAGGTGAGCGAGTCACTGGCCGTCTATGCAGAAAAAAAATTACGCGAGCGGGGGATGGAAATCATTCTCAACTCGCGTGTTGTTTCGATGACCGCCAACAAGGCCTTTTTGCAGGACGGCAACTCCATCGAAACGAATCTGGTCTTGTCAACCGTCGGCAATTCACCGAATCCCGTGATCACGGACATCTGCAAGCAATATGGCCTCGAGTCGGTAAAGGGACGCATTCGGACGGAACCATCAATGCAGGTAAAGGGCCGCGATTGGCTCTGGGCCGCCGGCGATTGTGCCGCTGTGCCGAGCAACGGTGAACCATCCTCGCCGCCCACCGCCCAATTTGCTCAACGACAGGGAAAACTGTTGGGAGAAAATGTTGCTGCGGTTTTAAGCGGGCGGAAGCCTCAGCCATTTCATCATAAGAACCTGGGCCAACTGGCATCCATCGGCCATCGTACCGCGGTCGCGGAGATACTGGGCATGCATTTTTCCGGATTTATCGCCTGGTTTATCTGGCGCACGACTTATCTCTTCAAGCTGCCCGGCATTGAGCGGAAGTTTCGGGTAATGGTGGATTGGACGGTCGACTTGTTTTGGCCGCGTGACATAAGTCTCGCGGCTCCGACACCAACAAAATTGCTGCAGGAAATGCATCTTGAAAAAGGTGACGTTGTCTTTCACGCCGGAGAGCCTGCCTTCTCATTCTATATTTTGAAGGAAGGTCAAATCGACGTCTTTGACGGCGATCGACTGCTGGGCTCAATCCCGGAAGGGCAGACTTTCGGCCAACATGCCTTGGAAGCCGGCAGGTCATGGTATTTTAGCGCGATCGCCGCAAAAACGAGCACACTGGTTGCCGTAAGCCGGGAAGCTTTTGAAACCTTCTATAAATCGAGCCAGAATTTTCGCGATTGGGTGAAACGTTCCGAGGACGAAGGACCCATCGCCAGGGAAGTTCGCCGCAAGGCTGCGAGCCAGGAGTTGAAGGAACCTGTTACAAAAACGTGA
- a CDS encoding dihydrolipoyl dehydrogenase family protein gives MRLKTGASGFMLKAMNEFDYDVIVVGGGSGGYAAARTAANADLRTAVVEGGKEVGGLCILRGCMPTKALLYAAEVKHLAEHPAAWGIQSGKVSFDFAKVMARKDALIKEFADYRAQQLSENTFTFIRAQASFVDAHTITLSTGEKLRARNFVISTGSVVAPSPLPFLSKLDYLTSDEALMLKKLPKSLIILGGGSVAVEFAQFFARFDVKVTLIQRSPHVLHEFDTDTSEVLEKVFKREGMTVYTNTTLTDAWQTNGLKGVSFLHEAKEVRVEAEEVLYALGRVPNTKSLNLDKAGVEVEDRRIIANEEMQTSAKHIYAAGDCTGPYEIVHIAVMQGEAAGHNIAFPDKPRRMDYRLVNSVVFTEPQVAMVALTEKEALRQNIPYRAASYPFADHGKSMIMEAKDGFVKLLANPETGEIIGGCCVGPVGGELIHEIIAAMYKRMTVKELAAMPHYHPTLAEIWTYPAEELALEIQPSPVELTDRQKALS, from the coding sequence ATGCGGTTGAAAACGGGTGCCAGCGGTTTCATGCTAAAGGCGATGAACGAGTTTGATTATGATGTGATCGTGGTGGGTGGTGGCAGTGGCGGTTACGCGGCGGCACGGACGGCGGCCAATGCTGATTTGCGCACGGCGGTGGTTGAAGGCGGGAAGGAAGTGGGCGGGCTCTGCATTCTGCGGGGTTGCATGCCGACGAAGGCGTTGCTTTATGCAGCGGAAGTGAAGCACTTGGCCGAGCACCCGGCTGCCTGGGGGATTCAAAGCGGAAAGGTTTCATTCGATTTTGCAAAGGTGATGGCGCGGAAAGATGCGTTGATCAAGGAATTCGCTGATTACAGAGCGCAACAATTAAGCGAGAATACTTTCACATTCATTCGGGCACAGGCGAGCTTCGTGGATGCACATACGATCACTCTGAGCACGGGAGAAAAACTCAGAGCGAGAAATTTCGTGATCAGCACCGGGTCGGTGGTGGCGCCATCTCCCCTGCCCTTTTTATCCAAACTGGATTACCTCACCAGCGATGAGGCACTGATGCTTAAGAAGCTGCCCAAGAGTTTGATTATTTTGGGTGGCGGTTCGGTGGCGGTGGAGTTCGCGCAGTTTTTTGCGCGGTTCGATGTGAAGGTGACTTTGATTCAACGGAGCCCGCATGTTCTACATGAGTTCGATACCGACACGAGCGAGGTGTTGGAGAAGGTTTTTAAGCGTGAAGGCATGACGGTTTATACGAACACGACGTTGACCGATGCCTGGCAAACGAATGGATTGAAGGGGGTTTCGTTTTTGCATGAGGCGAAGGAGGTGCGGGTGGAAGCGGAGGAAGTGTTGTATGCGCTCGGGCGTGTGCCAAATACCAAGTCGCTGAACCTGGACAAAGCCGGGGTTGAAGTGGAGGATCGCCGGATTATCGCGAATGAGGAGATGCAGACATCTGCAAAGCATATTTACGCCGCAGGAGATTGCACGGGGCCTTATGAGATTGTGCACATTGCTGTAATGCAGGGAGAAGCGGCGGGCCATAACATTGCCTTTCCGGACAAGCCACGCCGGATGGATTATCGATTGGTGAATTCCGTGGTGTTCACGGAACCGCAGGTCGCCATGGTTGCTTTGACAGAAAAAGAAGCGTTGCGACAAAACATTCCCTATCGTGCCGCGAGTTATCCGTTCGCAGATCACGGGAAATCAATGATCATGGAAGCGAAGGATGGTTTTGTGAAGCTGCTGGCGAATCCGGAGACGGGAGAAATCATTGGCGGCTGTTGCGTGGGGCCTGTCGGCGGGGAGTTGATCCATGAAATCATTGCGGCGATGTACAAGCGAATGACGGTGAAGGAACTGGCCGCGATGCCGCATTATCATCCGACCCTGGCGGAGATCTGGACATATCCGGCGGAGGAATTGGCATTGGAAATTCAGCCGAGCCCCGTGGAGCTTACAGATCGCCAGAAGGCTCTTTCCTGA
- a CDS encoding DUF3142 domain-containing protein yields MTALTSANLGLRRALVTRQVYVVAMLVLLAFGAMARGTMESSKPLSQEVYVWQRAWNDPVQKAIQQHSQEFTGMVVLNAEVTWRKGNPQLTRVPLDYAVLREAKCKVGLALRIGAFSGPFTADAPTTKYLEEVAYSIIAEAQANKVSVQELQIDFDCAESKLQGYRTWVEVIRKKVTPVPVIITALPSWLSQSSFSSLAKAADGYILQVHSFERPKTFNSPFQLCDPVLARKSVMKAGEIGVPFRVALPTYGYVVAFNTEGKFLGLSAEGPAKNWPAEARVKEIWSDPRALAKLVEELGKSHPDALKGIFWYRMPISLDVLNWSWPTLKAVMAGRQPRESSRVEAKRPEPGLVEISLVNDGEVDLSSRPVIEIRWHHARLVACDGLRDFEAIELNSNAMQFRARSTAVAGHLVPGGRWSIGWLRLSDNEEVQVEARKP; encoded by the coding sequence ATGACCGCTTTGACTTCAGCGAATCTGGGGCTGCGAAGAGCGCTGGTGACCAGGCAAGTTTATGTAGTTGCAATGTTGGTGTTGCTGGCGTTTGGGGCCATGGCTCGAGGCACAATGGAAAGCTCCAAGCCATTGTCACAAGAGGTATATGTTTGGCAACGCGCATGGAATGACCCCGTGCAGAAAGCCATTCAGCAACATTCCCAGGAGTTTACCGGGATGGTGGTGCTGAATGCAGAGGTAACCTGGAGGAAGGGAAATCCGCAGTTGACGCGGGTGCCGCTGGATTATGCGGTATTGCGGGAAGCCAAATGCAAAGTTGGACTGGCATTAAGGATTGGGGCGTTTTCCGGCCCATTCACCGCGGATGCACCAACAACAAAATACCTGGAGGAAGTTGCGTATTCGATTATTGCCGAAGCGCAGGCGAATAAGGTTTCGGTGCAGGAACTGCAGATTGATTTTGATTGTGCCGAATCGAAGCTGCAAGGCTACCGAACCTGGGTGGAGGTAATTCGGAAGAAGGTGACACCCGTTCCCGTAATTATTACGGCTTTGCCAAGCTGGTTAAGCCAGAGCTCCTTTTCGTCGCTTGCCAAAGCCGCCGATGGATACATCCTGCAGGTGCATTCGTTTGAGCGTCCAAAAACCTTTAACTCGCCTTTTCAGTTGTGCGATCCAGTGCTGGCCAGGAAATCGGTTATGAAAGCGGGAGAGATCGGCGTTCCCTTCAGGGTGGCGTTGCCTACTTATGGCTATGTGGTGGCGTTCAATACTGAGGGCAAATTCCTGGGGTTATCCGCCGAGGGACCGGCGAAGAATTGGCCGGCTGAAGCCCGGGTCAAAGAAATTTGGTCCGACCCGAGGGCGTTGGCAAAACTGGTTGAAGAATTGGGAAAGAGCCACCCTGATGCGCTGAAAGGAATTTTTTGGTATCGCATGCCGATTTCGCTGGATGTTCTCAATTGGTCGTGGCCTACTTTGAAAGCAGTCATGGCCGGTCGTCAACCGCGTGAAAGTTCACGGGTGGAAGCGAAGCGGCCAGAGCCCGGGTTGGTGGAAATCAGCCTGGTTAACGATGGCGAGGTCGACCTTTCCTCACGGCCTGTCATTGAAATTCGCTGGCATCATGCGCGCCTTGTGGCGTGCGATGGCCTGCGTGATTTTGAAGCAATAGAACTTAATTCCAATGCCATGCAATTTCGTGCGCGCTCAACCGCCGTTGCCGGACATCTTGTTCCGGGTGGGCGCTGGTCGATTGGATGGTTGCGATTGAGCGACAATGAGGAGGTGCAAGTTGAAGCCAGGAAACCTTAG
- a CDS encoding NIPSNAP family protein: protein MKLFISLLSTLLLVSIVSAADADTRCFEMRTYHAAPGKLDDLNARFRNHTMKIFEKHGMANIGYWTPVENTNNLLIYVLAYPSREAREKAWKEFGADPEWQSVAKASEANGKLVQKVESVFLSPTDYSPLVKPSQSKEPRLFELRTYHASPGKLDDLNARFRNHTTSLFSKQGMANFGYWTPTEKKDGAGETLTYILAHKDKEAALESWKGFRADPDWIKAKTASEVNGPLTVKDGVKSVYMIPTDYSPTK, encoded by the coding sequence ATGAAACTATTCATCTCTTTGCTTTCCACTCTCCTTTTGGTTTCCATTGTCTCCGCAGCCGATGCGGACACCCGTTGTTTCGAAATGCGGACGTATCATGCAGCGCCCGGCAAGCTGGATGATTTGAACGCCCGGTTCCGAAATCATACAATGAAGATTTTCGAGAAGCACGGAATGGCAAACATTGGATATTGGACCCCGGTGGAGAATACGAACAATCTACTTATCTACGTTCTGGCCTATCCAAGCCGTGAAGCGCGTGAAAAGGCGTGGAAGGAATTTGGAGCCGATCCCGAATGGCAATCGGTTGCCAAAGCCTCGGAAGCCAATGGCAAGCTGGTGCAAAAGGTGGAGTCCGTCTTTCTCTCTCCTACCGATTACTCTCCCCTCGTGAAGCCTTCGCAATCAAAGGAACCTCGTTTGTTCGAACTGCGCACCTATCATGCTTCCCCGGGAAAACTCGACGACCTCAATGCTCGCTTCCGCAATCACACGACTTCGCTTTTTTCAAAGCAGGGCATGGCCAACTTCGGCTACTGGACTCCCACAGAAAAGAAGGACGGAGCAGGGGAGACACTCACATATATTTTGGCTCATAAGGACAAGGAAGCAGCCTTGGAATCATGGAAAGGTTTCCGTGCCGATCCCGATTGGATCAAAGCTAAAACAGCCTCGGAAGTAAACGGGCCTCTCACCGTCAAAGACGGAGTGAAATCCGTCTACATGATCCCGACAGATTACTCTCCGACAAAATAG
- a CDS encoding response regulator translates to MKLMTEAEVIRVLVVEDDEDDYIITRGFFSEIHGNSYRLEWFKSYELGLQAMICNQHDICLVDYRLGAKNGIELLKEALEKGCHAPIIMLTGLGEHQIDLEAMRAGAADYLVKASLQPDSLGRSVRYAIERSRAAAKADFEQASIAALGADVGLALTQRESLGTILYRCAAAMARYLNVHLARIWTLEADGETLQLMASAGAINEIGTRENLLPGISGDQQLLGNGKPILVQRALGDSRVPCQDCVQAEKIAAYAGYPLLLENRRIGLISIFSVAALPPSVIQQLGSIANGISLCIDLKRSEEALDASESKYRAAVENIKEVVFQLDEFGHWTSLNPAWTDITGFEVKDTLGSLFLEYLHHDDRQRNSFIFLQLIERKLDFTRHETRILTKDGKTRWVDIYAQLTLNADGSILGSSGGFTDITERKQAETQIQKLAAFPKVNPNPVLEFDAEGLLTYFNDAALALAKSVGFAHPMAILPPSASDVSRQCLVSNQNRLREDVTISGRTISWSFFPIVASQVVHCYGADITDVLHLEAQFRHAQKLESVGQLAAGVAHDFNNILTVIQGYSDNLLARCDGDAALTGPLNQISDSARRASTLTRQLLMFSRRQAMQTETLDLNALLQNLSNMLTRLLGEDIAVENQYALNLPPIEADPGMIEQVVMNLAVNSRDAMPKGGRLLITTSFLEVGEAHLHKHPDARVGMAVCLTTEDTGCGMDPETMNRIFEPFFSTKEVGRGTGLGLATVYGIVKQHAGWVEVKSQVGTGTTFTIFFPASISVHQPVRKALRAPKAQAAQGQNETILLVEDEPVLREWVKDVLQTNSYQVLEAGSGREALKVWDDQGGKIDLLLTDMVMPDGMTGRDLAKQLRAREPKLKVIYTSGYSSDIAANDPELRGVPFLSKPFPAPQLTELIRSCLDA, encoded by the coding sequence ATGAAATTAATGACTGAAGCTGAGGTGATCAGGGTGCTCGTGGTGGAAGATGACGAGGACGATTATATTATTACCAGGGGATTTTTTTCCGAAATTCATGGAAATTCCTATCGATTGGAATGGTTCAAATCCTACGAATTGGGCCTGCAGGCAATGATTTGCAATCAGCATGATATTTGCCTGGTTGATTACCGTTTGGGAGCGAAGAACGGCATTGAATTGCTTAAGGAGGCGCTCGAAAAAGGCTGCCATGCTCCCATCATCATGTTGACCGGACTTGGCGAGCATCAAATCGATCTCGAAGCGATGAGGGCTGGAGCCGCCGATTATCTCGTGAAAGCCAGTCTCCAGCCTGATTCGTTGGGCCGGTCTGTGCGCTACGCAATAGAGAGGAGTCGAGCTGCGGCGAAAGCCGATTTCGAACAGGCCAGCATCGCTGCCCTGGGTGCGGATGTCGGGTTGGCACTTACACAACGCGAGTCTCTCGGCACCATACTTTACCGCTGTGCCGCGGCAATGGCGCGCTACTTGAATGTTCATCTCGCACGCATCTGGACCCTGGAAGCCGATGGCGAGACCCTCCAACTGATGGCCAGTGCCGGGGCTATCAATGAAATTGGCACCCGGGAAAACCTGCTGCCCGGAATAAGTGGTGATCAGCAACTACTCGGGAATGGAAAACCCATCCTGGTACAAAGAGCACTGGGTGATTCCAGGGTTCCATGTCAGGATTGTGTGCAGGCAGAGAAAATTGCCGCCTATGCTGGTTATCCGTTGTTGTTGGAGAACCGGCGAATTGGTCTGATTTCCATTTTCTCGGTCGCGGCACTTCCGCCGTCAGTGATCCAGCAACTTGGCTCCATCGCAAATGGCATATCTCTTTGCATCGATCTAAAACGTTCCGAAGAGGCCCTTGACGCAAGTGAGTCCAAGTATCGGGCAGCGGTCGAGAACATCAAGGAAGTGGTGTTCCAGTTGGATGAGTTTGGTCATTGGACCTCGCTCAACCCGGCGTGGACTGATATTACCGGGTTCGAAGTCAAGGATACGCTTGGCAGCTTGTTTCTGGAATATCTCCATCACGATGATCGTCAGCGCAACAGTTTCATCTTCCTTCAACTGATTGAGCGAAAACTCGACTTCACGCGCCATGAAACACGAATTCTTACCAAGGATGGCAAGACACGGTGGGTCGACATTTATGCACAGCTTACCTTGAATGCGGATGGCAGCATTTTGGGAAGTTCTGGAGGTTTCACCGACATCACTGAACGTAAACAGGCGGAAACGCAAATTCAAAAGCTCGCCGCATTTCCAAAGGTTAATCCGAATCCAGTGCTGGAATTCGATGCGGAAGGCTTGCTCACCTACTTCAATGATGCGGCCCTGGCGTTGGCGAAGTCCGTCGGGTTTGCCCATCCCATGGCTATTTTGCCACCTTCAGCGTCGGATGTATCCAGGCAATGCCTGGTATCGAACCAAAACCGGTTGCGTGAAGACGTCACGATTTCAGGAAGAACTATTTCATGGTCTTTCTTTCCGATAGTTGCGAGCCAGGTGGTTCATTGCTATGGAGCGGACATTACCGATGTTTTGCATCTGGAAGCCCAATTTCGACATGCACAAAAGCTTGAGTCTGTCGGGCAACTGGCGGCTGGCGTCGCTCACGATTTCAATAACATCTTAACGGTGATCCAGGGCTATTCAGATAATCTGCTTGCACGTTGTGACGGGGATGCGGCATTGACCGGCCCGTTAAATCAGATTTCTGATTCCGCGCGTCGTGCATCGACATTGACGAGGCAATTGTTGATGTTTAGTCGCCGACAGGCAATGCAAACGGAAACTCTGGATTTGAATGCCTTGCTTCAGAACCTCTCAAACATGCTCACCCGGTTGCTGGGGGAGGACATTGCAGTCGAGAATCAGTACGCCCTGAACCTTCCTCCTATTGAGGCAGATCCCGGCATGATTGAGCAAGTGGTGATGAATCTGGCTGTTAATTCCCGCGACGCCATGCCCAAGGGCGGCAGATTGCTGATCACCACTTCCTTCCTGGAAGTGGGGGAAGCCCATCTCCACAAGCATCCGGATGCGCGGGTTGGAATGGCTGTTTGTCTTACCACGGAGGATACCGGCTGTGGAATGGACCCGGAAACCATGAATCGAATATTTGAACCATTCTTCTCAACCAAGGAGGTGGGGCGGGGAACGGGCCTGGGTTTGGCTACGGTATATGGAATTGTAAAACAGCATGCTGGGTGGGTTGAGGTAAAGAGCCAGGTGGGTACTGGAACGACATTCACTATTTTCTTCCCGGCTTCAATTTCTGTTCATCAGCCGGTCCGCAAAGCTCTTCGGGCGCCAAAAGCTCAAGCTGCGCAGGGGCAGAATGAAACCATCTTGTTGGTTGAGGATGAGCCAGTCCTTCGCGAATGGGTAAAAGATGTGCTGCAGACCAATTCGTATCAAGTGCTGGAGGCTGGGAGCGGGCGGGAGGCGCTAAAAGTCTGGGACGATCAGGGCGGAAAGATTGATTTGCTGCTTACAGATATGGTGATGCCCGATGGCATGACCGGTCGCGATCTCGCCAAACAACTCCGGGCTCGTGAGCCAAAGTTAAAGGTAATCTATACCAGCGGCTACAGTTCGGACATTGCGGCCAATGACCCTGAACTACGCGGAGTTCCATTTTTATCCAAACCTTTCCCGGCCCCCCAACTCACCGAACTCATCCGCAGTTGCCTCGATGCTTGA
- a CDS encoding response regulator yields the protein MAEDDSDDRLLAKDAATECGLGVDVRFVEDGAELMDYLKRRGKYIDPAAAARPDLVIIDLNMPRKDGREALKEIKLDAELKKIPVVIFTTSRADTDISLAYQLGANSFITKPVAFDALVNVMKAIKAYWFDAVILPINK from the coding sequence ATGGCGGAAGACGATTCTGATGATCGACTTCTGGCCAAAGATGCGGCCACGGAATGCGGTCTTGGCGTTGACGTACGCTTCGTTGAGGACGGCGCGGAATTAATGGACTATCTTAAACGCCGAGGGAAATATATCGACCCTGCGGCAGCTGCCCGCCCGGATCTGGTTATTATCGATTTGAACATGCCCCGGAAGGACGGACGCGAGGCGCTGAAGGAAATCAAATTGGATGCCGAACTCAAAAAGATTCCGGTGGTCATTTTCACCACCTCCCGCGCGGATACCGATATAAGCCTTGCCTATCAGCTTGGAGCCAATTCTTTCATTACCAAACCGGTGGCATTCGATGCGCTTGTGAACGTGATGAAAGCCATTAAAGCTTATTGGTTTGATGCCGTTATCCTGCCGATAAACAAATGA
- a CDS encoding sensor histidine kinase, giving the protein MNTAAVWADEATDNKGLKGLSDTKRVLIPAVFLLMLAMAGSAYLYVSGIQSMHSISAQGGDIEDISRVTTRAKVWALQLGLTTAVTGGGLLLLTGFGLRRMERKGKNRTEKLGQELQKRIQKLQDQLADARISEEETCKVRDEMEKKYSTLSETHVNLQEELNRRKLAEKSLTQQTQKLERSKDVLELHVQARTQELQKLQRRNELILDSAGDGICGFDLQGKATFVNPAAARISGWKLEEMIGKTEEEIFFSAKSKIPDEQLNWVKAESGDRLPEQCFLRKDGVKFPAEYIRTHIKEKDKVVGAVVMFKDITERKLAEDRLAHKAEELASSNAELEQFAFVASHDLQEPLRKIQAFGDRLKVKCDLVQLGEGRDYLDRMQNAAARMQRLINDLLAFSRVIRSSDPFVPVDLMAVGREVLGDLETSIEKSKAQVTLGTLPTIDADPTQMRQLLQNVISNALKFHQPNAAPMVKVECKVVTRDEVKDDVGMPKPPPTAKADDKFCILTIKDNGIGFEEQYLEKIFAVFQRLHGRCEYEGTGVGLAVCRRITDRHGGLITAQSKLGEGATFVIILPMHQPKLEEQK; this is encoded by the coding sequence ATGAATACCGCTGCAGTATGGGCCGATGAGGCAACCGACAATAAAGGCCTGAAGGGTCTTTCTGACACTAAACGGGTTCTTATCCCGGCAGTGTTCCTATTGATGCTTGCCATGGCTGGCAGCGCCTACCTGTACGTGTCTGGCATCCAAAGCATGCACTCCATCTCCGCCCAGGGAGGAGACATCGAGGACATATCGCGTGTTACCACCCGTGCCAAAGTTTGGGCTCTTCAATTGGGGTTGACGACCGCAGTAACTGGCGGTGGACTGTTATTACTCACGGGGTTCGGCCTGCGTAGGATGGAACGCAAGGGAAAAAACCGCACGGAAAAACTCGGCCAGGAACTTCAAAAGCGTATTCAGAAACTTCAAGACCAATTGGCAGACGCGAGAATTTCTGAGGAAGAGACGTGTAAAGTCCGGGATGAGATGGAAAAGAAGTATTCAACTCTTTCTGAAACCCACGTTAATTTGCAGGAGGAACTCAACCGCCGCAAATTGGCCGAAAAAAGTCTTACCCAGCAAACGCAAAAACTCGAACGTTCCAAGGACGTGCTGGAACTTCATGTCCAGGCTCGTACTCAGGAATTGCAGAAACTGCAACGAAGAAACGAACTCATTCTGGACTCCGCTGGCGATGGCATTTGCGGGTTCGATCTTCAGGGAAAAGCGACCTTCGTCAACCCGGCCGCTGCGCGCATTTCTGGTTGGAAACTGGAAGAAATGATTGGCAAGACCGAGGAGGAAATATTTTTCTCCGCGAAATCCAAAATACCGGACGAACAACTCAACTGGGTCAAAGCTGAGAGTGGTGACCGGCTTCCAGAACAATGCTTTTTGCGAAAGGATGGTGTCAAATTTCCTGCTGAATACATCCGTACGCACATCAAGGAAAAGGACAAGGTGGTGGGCGCGGTGGTGATGTTTAAAGACATTACTGAGCGCAAACTCGCGGAAGACCGGCTTGCCCACAAGGCGGAGGAGTTGGCCAGTTCGAACGCCGAGCTGGAGCAGTTTGCCTTCGTGGCCTCACATGATCTACAGGAACCGCTCCGCAAGATTCAAGCTTTCGGTGACCGGCTGAAGGTCAAGTGTGATTTAGTCCAGCTGGGGGAAGGGCGCGATTATCTGGATCGCATGCAAAACGCAGCCGCCCGGATGCAAAGGCTGATTAACGACCTGCTGGCATTCTCAAGAGTGATCCGGTCCTCTGATCCGTTTGTTCCAGTCGATTTGATGGCAGTTGGAAGGGAAGTGTTGGGGGATCTGGAAACCAGCATCGAAAAGAGCAAGGCCCAGGTGACTCTAGGAACGCTCCCCACGATTGATGCTGATCCAACTCAAATGCGGCAGTTGCTGCAGAATGTAATCAGCAATGCTTTGAAATTTCACCAGCCGAACGCAGCTCCGATGGTAAAAGTTGAATGCAAGGTCGTTACTCGCGATGAGGTCAAGGATGATGTCGGCATGCCGAAGCCTCCACCAACGGCCAAGGCCGATGATAAATTCTGCATCTTAACCATCAAAGACAACGGTATCGGCTTTGAAGAACAGTATTTGGAGAAGATATTTGCGGTGTTTCAGCGTCTCCACGGACGCTGCGAATACGAGGGGACAGGAGTTGGGCTTGCTGTTTGCCGTCGCATTACCGACCGTCATGGTGGCTTGATTACAGCGCAAAGCAAACTTGGTGAAGGGGCCACCTTTGTCATAATCCTTCCAATGCACCAGCCGAAGCTCGAGGAGCAAAAGTGA
- a CDS encoding LpxI family protein, with translation MVHSHTLGIIAGNRSLPLIFARQARSMGIKKLVAVGFENETDPKLAELVDELIWLRVGQLSKMISAFTDRGVTQCVMVGQISPKNLFDLRPDLRAMTLLFKLKEKNAHTIFGAIANELKKDGVELIEAIPWLEPLMPAGEFRLGPKLSSDQQADLAFGYKIAKEISRLEVGQIVVVKNGTVLAVEGFEGTDKCLARGGELAGKDGGAIAVKVAKEKHDLRFDIPCIGPQTLETCVAARVSVLALEAGRTLLLEPEVCEQLARKHKITLTTVSETKI, from the coding sequence ATGGTCCACTCTCATACTTTAGGAATAATTGCGGGGAACAGGTCGCTTCCGCTCATTTTTGCCCGCCAGGCCCGGAGCATGGGCATTAAGAAGCTGGTTGCTGTCGGATTTGAGAATGAGACCGATCCAAAACTAGCTGAACTGGTGGATGAGTTGATCTGGCTTAGGGTTGGTCAGCTCTCAAAAATGATTTCTGCCTTTACTGATCGGGGTGTTACGCAATGTGTGATGGTTGGGCAGATTTCACCCAAAAACCTTTTCGACTTGCGACCCGACTTGCGGGCGATGACGCTGCTCTTCAAATTGAAAGAGAAGAATGCGCACACGATATTTGGTGCAATCGCAAACGAGTTGAAGAAGGATGGGGTGGAGTTGATTGAAGCGATTCCCTGGCTTGAGCCATTAATGCCGGCCGGTGAGTTTCGACTCGGTCCGAAGTTGTCTTCCGATCAACAAGCAGACCTTGCGTTCGGCTACAAGATTGCGAAGGAGATTTCACGTCTGGAAGTTGGGCAGATTGTGGTGGTGAAGAATGGAACGGTGTTGGCGGTGGAAGGCTTTGAAGGGACGGATAAATGTCTGGCGCGCGGCGGTGAACTGGCGGGTAAGGACGGCGGTGCCATCGCAGTCAAAGTAGCCAAGGAGAAGCATGATCTGCGATTTGATATTCCTTGCATTGGCCCACAGACATTGGAAACCTGCGTAGCGGCACGAGTTTCTGTGCTGGCTTTGGAGGCGGGAAGAACACTGCTCCTGGAACCGGAAGTTTGCGAACAGCTTGCCAGAAAGCATAAAATTACGCTTACTACCGTCTCTGAAACGAAAATTTGA